One Lacunisphaera limnophila DNA window includes the following coding sequences:
- a CDS encoding sugar isomerase domain-containing protein, which translates to MASIADTYYATATALLARAREQNAPRLKQLGAILGASVAGGGVIHTFGSGHSEVIGREIIGRAGGLVCVSGLFDPTGGFIENMVGYGTKLAERYDRQYGLLAGETIIVISNSGKNSSPIEVALYAKQKGMTVIGLTSVAMSSTAATVHPGGKKLHEVCDHVLDNLGLPGDAIAPVTDGVMAGPTSTLIGATLLNLLMLETIDWLKAGGHALPILRSQNMPDAIAYNRTLGAKYKGRLSRQLA; encoded by the coding sequence ATGGCCTCGATCGCCGACACCTACTACGCCACCGCCACCGCCCTGCTGGCCCGCGCCCGTGAACAGAACGCCCCGCGCCTCAAGCAACTCGGCGCGATCCTCGGGGCCTCCGTCGCCGGCGGCGGCGTGATCCACACCTTCGGCAGCGGCCACAGCGAGGTCATCGGCCGCGAGATCATCGGCCGCGCCGGCGGCCTCGTCTGCGTCAGCGGCCTCTTCGACCCCACCGGCGGCTTCATCGAGAACATGGTCGGCTACGGCACCAAGCTCGCCGAGCGCTACGACCGCCAGTACGGCCTCCTCGCCGGCGAGACCATCATCGTCATCTCCAACTCCGGCAAGAATTCTTCCCCCATCGAGGTCGCCCTCTACGCGAAGCAAAAGGGGATGACCGTCATCGGCCTGACTTCTGTCGCGATGTCCTCGACCGCCGCCACCGTCCACCCCGGCGGCAAAAAACTTCACGAGGTCTGCGACCATGTGTTGGACAACCTCGGCCTCCCCGGCGACGCCATCGCCCCCGTGACCGACGGCGTGATGGCCGGACCGACGTCCACCCTCATCGGCGCCACGCTCCTGAACCTGCTCATGCTCGAGACCATCGACTGGCTCAAGGCCGGCGGCCATGCCCTCCCGATCCTCCGCAGCCAGAACATGCCCGACGCCATCGCCTACAACCGCACCCTCGGCGCGAAATACAAGGGCCGCCTCAGCCGCCAGCTGGCGTAG
- a CDS encoding N-acetylglucosamine kinase, producing MSHSAFKIGVDGGGTKTELILVDATSTVVARHLAPGCNPSQTGPDQAREILRAGLQALLAAYPVSGLPPSVSALHLYMAGSPLFWREVADSLTGYGPVVTGPDSLPVLELATAGAPGLVLHAGTGSFVAARAPGGSVHYAGGLGWKLGDAGSGFDLGRRAIAYALLELQARSATETRPLSPLTAALQAHTGLPDYATHSRFFYNDPAANATISAFAPRVLELAEHDCGPAQQVVADSVTDLARLADQVIHRLFPADPQPSRAGISYPPPLPCGVSGRILNSVPAGFALRSLVAKLRWPVTLTFITAAPSEGVRRLLGKL from the coding sequence GTGTCTCACTCTGCTTTCAAGATCGGCGTCGACGGCGGCGGCACCAAGACGGAGCTCATCCTCGTCGATGCCACCAGCACCGTCGTCGCGCGACACCTCGCGCCCGGTTGCAACCCCAGCCAGACCGGCCCGGACCAAGCCCGGGAGATTCTCCGCGCCGGCCTCCAAGCCCTGCTCGCCGCCTATCCCGTCTCCGGCCTCCCCCCTTCGGTCTCCGCCCTGCATCTCTATATGGCCGGCTCCCCCCTGTTCTGGCGCGAGGTGGCGGACTCCCTCACCGGCTATGGCCCCGTGGTGACCGGTCCCGATTCGCTGCCCGTGCTCGAACTCGCCACCGCCGGCGCCCCCGGCCTGGTGCTCCACGCCGGCACTGGTTCGTTCGTGGCCGCGCGCGCGCCCGGCGGCTCCGTCCACTACGCCGGTGGCCTCGGCTGGAAACTGGGCGACGCCGGCAGCGGCTTCGACCTCGGCCGCCGCGCAATCGCGTACGCCCTGCTGGAACTGCAGGCCCGCTCCGCCACCGAGACCAGGCCCCTCTCGCCGCTCACCGCGGCGCTCCAGGCTCACACCGGCCTGCCCGACTACGCCACGCACTCCCGCTTCTTCTACAACGACCCGGCGGCCAACGCCACGATCTCCGCGTTTGCCCCCCGCGTGCTCGAACTCGCCGAACACGACTGCGGCCCCGCCCAGCAGGTCGTCGCCGACTCGGTGACCGATCTCGCCCGCCTCGCCGACCAGGTCATCCACCGCCTGTTCCCGGCGGATCCTCAACCAAGTCGAGCGGGCATCTCTTATCCTCCCCCGCTGCCCTGCGGCGTGAGCGGCCGCATCCTCAATTCCGTCCCCGCCGGCTTCGCCCTCCGCTCGCTGGTCGCCAAGCTGCGCTGGCCGGTGACCCTCACCTTTATCACCGCCGCCCCGTCCGAGGGCGTGCGGCGCCTGCTCGGCAAGCTGTAG
- a CDS encoding 3-methyladenine DNA glycosylase — protein MQASPHSAALTLLAEPDWRARQSAHEARVRAWTDPHQARQARGEKHPVEDFLFEYYRFRPSWLRRWHPGPDVVLLGESAREFLRWPEYHESDGGIALNVAAFEAKRRDSLVWLLGLLRATAERPPMFACFGLHEWAMVYRQTPDEVRHNAWPLRFPPDELARIVEAQPVRCSHFDAFRFFTPPARPLNRLQPERSTVTQLEQRGCLHANMDLYKWAFKLAPFTPAELTADCFALARDIREVDMRASPYDLARLGYPPIGIETPEGRATYETHQRAFADRSQPLRARLIALCARLLAP, from the coding sequence TTGCAAGCAAGCCCCCACAGTGCCGCGCTCACCCTGCTGGCCGAGCCCGACTGGCGTGCCCGCCAGTCCGCGCACGAGGCGCGCGTACGCGCGTGGACCGATCCGCACCAGGCCCGCCAAGCGCGCGGCGAGAAGCACCCGGTGGAGGACTTCCTGTTCGAATACTACCGCTTCCGCCCGAGCTGGCTGCGCCGCTGGCATCCCGGACCGGATGTCGTGCTGCTGGGCGAGAGCGCCCGCGAGTTCCTGCGCTGGCCGGAGTATCACGAGTCCGATGGCGGCATCGCCCTCAACGTGGCCGCCTTCGAGGCGAAGCGGCGCGACTCCCTCGTCTGGCTGCTCGGTCTGCTCCGCGCCACCGCGGAGCGTCCGCCGATGTTCGCCTGCTTCGGCCTGCACGAGTGGGCGATGGTTTACCGCCAGACGCCCGACGAGGTGCGGCACAACGCCTGGCCGCTGCGCTTCCCGCCCGACGAGCTCGCCCGCATCGTCGAGGCCCAGCCGGTCCGCTGCTCCCACTTCGACGCATTCCGATTCTTCACTCCGCCGGCCCGGCCGCTCAACCGTCTCCAGCCCGAGCGATCCACCGTCACGCAGCTTGAACAGCGCGGCTGCCTCCACGCCAACATGGACCTCTACAAGTGGGCGTTCAAACTCGCCCCCTTCACCCCCGCGGAACTCACCGCCGACTGCTTCGCCCTCGCGCGCGACATCCGCGAGGTCGACATGCGCGCGAGCCCCTACGACCTCGCCCGGCTCGGCTATCCGCCCATTGGGATCGAAACCCCTGAGGGGCGCGCCACCTACGAAACCCACCAGCGCGCCTTCGCCGACCGCAGCCAGCCCCTCCGCGCCCGCCTGATCGCGCTCTGCGCGCGCCTCCTCGCCCCCTGA
- a CDS encoding methyltransferase family protein, translating to MKPFWLLLKNLLYLLVVPGVIAGWLPLRVFERRPRWPATWGWAEWTGIGLALAGAAVFLHSVWVLARRGQGTPAFFDPPRKFTKRGPYRWVRNPMYCALFALVAGEALFFRSWHIAVYWVCLVCVLHLLVVLHEERELRFRHGAVYEDYKREVPRWLPRKPRPVLQTVPPFGPRG from the coding sequence ATGAAACCCTTCTGGCTGCTGCTCAAGAACCTCCTGTACCTGCTCGTCGTGCCCGGCGTAATCGCCGGCTGGCTGCCCCTGCGGGTGTTTGAGCGGCGCCCCCGCTGGCCCGCCACGTGGGGCTGGGCGGAGTGGACCGGCATCGGCCTCGCGCTGGCCGGGGCCGCGGTGTTTCTACACAGTGTCTGGGTGCTCGCGCGGCGCGGCCAGGGCACGCCGGCGTTTTTCGATCCGCCGCGGAAATTCACGAAGCGCGGGCCTTACCGGTGGGTCCGCAACCCGATGTATTGTGCGTTGTTCGCCCTCGTCGCGGGCGAGGCGCTCTTTTTCCGCTCGTGGCACATCGCCGTGTATTGGGTGTGCCTCGTCTGCGTCCTGCACCTGCTGGTCGTGCTGCACGAGGAACGCGAACTGCGTTTCCGCCACGGGGCCGTCTACGAGGATTACAAGCGCGAGGTGCCCCGCTGGCTGCCGCGCAAGCCCCGGCCCGTGCTCCAGACCGTGCCCCCGTTCGGCCCGCGCGGTTAA
- a CDS encoding DUF5069 domain-containing protein yields MPSKPIPGSSGEVLRDLPSAYLPHAATGLLHLPRFIAKCQYVKAHGALPASYAKNYKRGMDRFLCLHLGVDPAAVEKIVHESAGEAEIDAKLRALFPADVRAAKWNREYVQKGMTPAGRDFLKEALTAMGCPDRTADIISIVDLMDFDEGRIE; encoded by the coding sequence ATGCCCTCGAAACCCATCCCCGGATCCTCCGGCGAAGTCCTGCGCGATCTGCCCTCAGCCTACCTGCCGCATGCGGCCACCGGCCTGCTGCACCTGCCTCGGTTCATCGCCAAGTGCCAATACGTCAAGGCGCACGGGGCGCTGCCGGCCAGTTACGCCAAGAACTACAAGCGCGGCATGGACCGGTTCCTCTGCCTGCATCTGGGGGTGGATCCCGCCGCGGTGGAAAAAATCGTGCACGAGTCCGCCGGCGAGGCCGAGATCGACGCGAAGCTGCGGGCCCTCTTCCCGGCGGACGTCCGCGCGGCGAAATGGAACCGCGAGTATGTGCAGAAGGGCATGACGCCCGCCGGGCGGGATTTCCTCAAGGAGGCGCTCACGGCCATGGGCTGTCCCGACCGCACCGCCGACATCATCAGCATCGTGGACCTGATGGACTTTGACGAGGGGCGGATCGAGTAG
- a CDS encoding glutaredoxin family protein produces MNIKAYLKPSCGWSNGVRAIMRKHGLAFEDIDIINNRANYEEMVRKSGQPLSPCVEIDGVMLADISGEEVENYMLANNLIKANDAAVDVATNAGCSDAEHAAMQAKPVRFF; encoded by the coding sequence ATGAACATCAAAGCCTATCTCAAGCCGTCCTGCGGCTGGTCCAACGGGGTGCGCGCCATCATGCGCAAGCACGGTCTCGCCTTCGAGGACATCGACATCATCAACAACCGCGCCAACTATGAGGAGATGGTGCGCAAGTCCGGGCAGCCGCTCTCCCCCTGCGTGGAGATCGACGGCGTGATGCTGGCCGACATTTCCGGCGAGGAAGTTGAGAACTACATGCTCGCCAACAACCTGATCAAGGCGAACGACGCGGCGGTGGATGTCGCCACCAACGCCGGCTGCTCCGACGCCGAGCATGCCGCGATGCAGGCGAAGCCGGTGCGGTTCTTCTGA
- a CDS encoding DUF2891 domain-containing protein, which translates to MSSSFPVLSPQQASEFARLGLANVSREYPHLLQHALNAPEDARTPRQLHPAFYGSYDWHSCVHQHCMLARLARLFPDLPERAEIDRVLAAHLSAENIAAETAYFTAPGRSFFERPYGWAWLLKLAEELQRHDATLARNLAPLVAVVRAGLLAYLPALTHPVRHGVHNNTAFAVKLALDYARAADDQELKLFCTSRMAYWFGHDTDYGARWEPSGEDFLSPALTEAEVMAAVLPPDNFSRWLSRFLPNLHTGEPVKLFTPVRVSNPSDPKIAHLIGLNLNRAWCWRRISLALAESDPRQTRAREAAVRHLEAALPMIDVSDFNRAHWLASFAVYALTES; encoded by the coding sequence GTGTCCTCCTCCTTTCCCGTTCTCTCCCCCCAGCAGGCCTCCGAATTCGCCCGCCTGGGTCTGGCCAACGTCAGCCGCGAATACCCGCACCTGCTGCAGCACGCCCTCAACGCGCCCGAGGACGCCCGGACGCCCCGCCAGTTGCACCCGGCCTTTTACGGCAGCTACGACTGGCACTCCTGCGTCCACCAGCACTGCATGCTGGCCCGGCTGGCGCGGCTGTTCCCCGACCTGCCCGAGCGGGCCGAGATCGACCGCGTGCTGGCCGCCCACCTTTCGGCCGAAAACATCGCCGCCGAGACCGCCTACTTCACCGCCCCCGGCCGCAGCTTCTTCGAGCGCCCTTACGGCTGGGCCTGGCTGCTCAAGCTGGCCGAGGAACTCCAGCGGCACGACGCCACGCTCGCCCGGAACCTGGCCCCGCTGGTCGCGGTGGTGCGCGCCGGCCTGCTCGCCTACCTGCCCGCCCTCACCCACCCCGTCCGCCACGGCGTGCACAACAACACGGCCTTTGCCGTCAAGCTCGCCCTCGACTACGCCCGCGCGGCCGACGACCAGGAGCTGAAGCTTTTCTGCACCAGCCGCATGGCCTACTGGTTCGGCCATGACACCGACTACGGCGCCCGGTGGGAACCCTCCGGCGAGGACTTCCTCTCCCCCGCCCTCACCGAGGCCGAGGTGATGGCCGCCGTGCTGCCGCCCGACAACTTCAGCCGCTGGCTCAGCCGCTTCCTGCCCAACCTGCACACGGGCGAGCCGGTCAAGCTCTTCACGCCCGTGCGCGTCAGCAACCCCTCCGACCCGAAGATCGCCCACCTCATCGGCCTCAACCTCAACCGCGCCTGGTGCTGGCGCCGCATCAGCCTCGCCCTCGCCGAGTCCGACCCGCGGCAGACCCGGGCCCGCGAGGCCGCCGTCCGCCACCTCGAGGCCGCCCTGCCGATGATCGACGTCAGCGACTTTAACCGCGCCCACTGGCTGGCCTCGTTCGCGGTCTACGCCCTGACCGAATCCTGA
- a CDS encoding DMT family protein: MSTILLLTLSNIFMTFAWYGHLKFFHDKPLWATILLSWGIAFFEYCLMVPANRYGFGKFTGYELKIMQEVITLVVFVAFAWLVLGEKLKWNYAVSLACLALAAWFAFGVNRPPAPAA, encoded by the coding sequence ATGAGCACCATCCTGCTACTGACCCTGTCCAATATCTTCATGACCTTCGCGTGGTACGGTCACCTGAAGTTTTTCCACGACAAGCCGCTCTGGGCCACGATCCTCCTCTCCTGGGGCATCGCCTTCTTCGAATACTGCCTGATGGTGCCGGCCAACCGCTACGGCTTCGGCAAGTTCACCGGCTACGAACTCAAGATCATGCAGGAGGTCATCACCCTCGTCGTCTTCGTCGCCTTCGCCTGGCTCGTGCTCGGGGAAAAACTCAAGTGGAACTACGCCGTCAGCCTCGCCTGCCTCGCGCTGGCCGCCTGGTTCGCCTTCGGCGTGAACCGCCCGCCTGCCCCCGCCGCCTGA
- the recA gene encoding recombinase RecA encodes MSKADKSKSDSRVATAEKSANPAREKNIELAVSSITKQFGDGSIMRLGSNSKMKVETLSTGSLAIDLMLGVGGLPKGRIVEIYGPESSGKTTFCLSVIAEAQRQGGLAAFIDVEHALDPKYAKVVGVSLDDLLVSQPDSGEDALNIMETLIRSNSIDVIILDSVAALITKAELDGQMGDMTMGSQARLMSQAMRRLTSVVSKTNCVCIFTNQIREKIGVMFGNPETTSGGRALKFFSSIRLDIRRKDQLKTPDGKVIGNRTKIKAVKNKVAPPFTECEFDIMYDEGISATGSLLDLGLDHKVLEKKGAWIAFNGELVGQGREAAKEAFKTNPDLAAKVKAGILEKVSVKGGDSVTGDKED; translated from the coding sequence ATGTCCAAAGCTGATAAGTCCAAGTCCGACTCGCGCGTCGCCACCGCCGAGAAATCCGCCAACCCCGCCCGCGAGAAAAACATCGAGCTCGCTGTCTCCTCCATCACGAAGCAATTCGGCGACGGCTCGATCATGCGGCTGGGCAGCAACAGCAAGATGAAGGTCGAGACCCTCTCGACCGGCTCCCTGGCCATCGACCTCATGCTCGGCGTCGGCGGCCTGCCCAAGGGCCGCATCGTCGAGATCTACGGCCCGGAATCCTCCGGCAAAACCACCTTCTGTCTCAGCGTCATCGCCGAGGCCCAGCGCCAAGGCGGCCTCGCCGCCTTCATCGACGTCGAACACGCCCTCGACCCGAAATACGCCAAGGTCGTCGGCGTCAGCCTCGACGACCTCCTCGTCTCCCAGCCCGACTCCGGTGAGGACGCGCTCAACATCATGGAGACCCTCATCCGCTCCAATTCCATCGACGTCATCATCCTCGACTCCGTCGCCGCCCTCATCACCAAGGCCGAGCTCGACGGCCAGATGGGCGACATGACCATGGGCAGCCAGGCCCGCCTGATGTCGCAGGCCATGCGCCGCCTCACCTCCGTCGTCAGCAAGACGAACTGCGTGTGTATTTTCACCAACCAGATCCGCGAAAAGATCGGCGTGATGTTCGGCAACCCCGAGACCACCTCCGGCGGCCGCGCGCTGAAATTCTTCTCCTCCATCCGCCTCGACATCCGCCGCAAGGACCAGCTCAAGACCCCCGACGGCAAGGTCATCGGCAACCGCACCAAGATCAAGGCGGTCAAGAACAAGGTCGCCCCGCCGTTCACCGAGTGCGAGTTCGACATCATGTACGACGAGGGCATCTCCGCCACCGGCTCGCTCCTCGACCTCGGCCTCGACCACAAGGTCCTGGAAAAGAAGGGCGCGTGGATCGCCTTCAACGGCGAGCTCGTCGGCCAGGGCCGCGAAGCCGCCAAGGAGGCCTTCAAGACGAACCCCGACCTCGCCGCCAAGGTGAAGGCCGGCATCCTCGAGAAGGTCAGCGTCAAGGGCGGCGACTCCGTCACCGGCGACAAGGAAGACTGA
- the pdxH gene encoding pyridoxamine 5'-phosphate oxidase: MQLPDPHRLFQEWFAEARDREKGDPTAMALATADATGRPAVRMVLLKHADARGFVFYTNLDSPKADDLRANPRAELCLHWPALERQVRVSGKAEATTEAEADAYFATRPRLSQLGAWASHQSRPMNGRYELEQAVTKEAMRFGVGTVPRPPFWSGFRVVPTQIEFWHQRPFRHHDRQRFTLIGSAWHHEWLFP, encoded by the coding sequence ATGCAACTGCCCGACCCCCACCGGCTTTTTCAGGAATGGTTTGCCGAGGCCCGCGACCGGGAGAAAGGCGACCCGACCGCGATGGCGCTGGCCACGGCCGATGCGACGGGCCGGCCGGCGGTGCGCATGGTGTTGCTCAAGCACGCGGACGCGCGCGGCTTCGTGTTCTACACGAACCTCGACAGCCCCAAGGCCGACGACCTGCGGGCGAATCCGCGGGCCGAGCTGTGCCTGCACTGGCCCGCGCTGGAGCGGCAGGTGCGCGTGAGTGGCAAGGCGGAGGCGACGACCGAGGCCGAGGCGGATGCGTATTTCGCGACGCGGCCGCGGTTGAGCCAGCTCGGGGCCTGGGCCTCGCACCAGTCGCGCCCGATGAACGGGCGTTACGAGCTGGAGCAGGCGGTGACGAAGGAGGCGATGCGCTTCGGGGTCGGCACCGTGCCGCGGCCGCCCTTCTGGTCTGGTTTCCGCGTCGTGCCGACGCAGATCGAGTTCTGGCACCAGCGGCCCTTCCGGCACCACGACCGGCAGCGTTTCACGCTGATCGGGTCGGCGTGGCATCACGAGTGGCTGTTTCCGTAA
- a CDS encoding SRPBCC family protein yields MPRLLYTQFIPADPAAVWEFFATPRNLDELTPPEVKFQILSELPARMYAGQLIAYRISPAAGIWLNWLTEIRHVREGAYFVDEQRAGPYRFWYHEHHFAPAPGGVTMTDRVHYEVGWGPFGWLADRLWVRAQLERIFAYRRQRVAALFGGA; encoded by the coding sequence ATGCCTCGCCTGCTCTACACCCAGTTCATCCCCGCCGATCCGGCCGCGGTCTGGGAATTCTTCGCCACGCCCCGCAACCTCGACGAACTCACCCCGCCCGAGGTGAAGTTCCAGATCCTGAGCGAACTGCCCGCCCGGATGTACGCCGGCCAGCTGATCGCTTACCGCATCTCCCCCGCCGCCGGGATCTGGCTCAACTGGCTGACCGAGATCCGTCACGTGCGCGAGGGGGCCTACTTCGTCGATGAACAACGCGCCGGCCCCTACCGCTTCTGGTATCACGAGCATCATTTCGCGCCCGCCCCCGGCGGCGTGACCATGACCGACCGCGTCCACTACGAGGTCGGCTGGGGCCCCTTCGGCTGGCTCGCCGACCGACTCTGGGTCCGCGCCCAGCTGGAACGCATCTTTGCCTACCGCCGCCAGCGGGTCGCCGCGCTCTTCGGCGGCGCCTGA
- a CDS encoding tetratricopeptide repeat protein produces the protein MRRFAFLGLLLLALGATTGLAAKADAAAKITPPELISKGAAAPAWKNLQQLRALAAQGDPAACFALGTRLLEGDDELARDPAQARTLLETAAAGGVADAHFRLGKIYHDGQDVPRDYARTLEHYIAAARLGIPEAQHNLGAMFVSARGVKRDLVEGLAWLLVAEQSGAGSPAAQQVRERLAQRPADLRAAETRAQEIAADLPNATVRFGPAPLAAPPPVSAAAPVITSPAAPLPALVRPKMDPIGPIKLDVPTSAPPPAPR, from the coding sequence ATGCGCCGATTCGCTTTCCTTGGTCTGCTGCTGCTCGCGCTCGGCGCCACCACCGGCCTTGCCGCCAAGGCAGACGCCGCGGCGAAGATCACCCCGCCCGAATTGATTTCCAAGGGCGCCGCCGCCCCCGCGTGGAAAAATCTCCAGCAACTCCGGGCCCTCGCCGCGCAAGGCGACCCGGCGGCGTGCTTCGCCCTCGGCACGCGCCTGCTCGAGGGGGATGACGAACTCGCGCGCGATCCCGCGCAGGCCCGCACCCTGCTCGAAACGGCCGCCGCGGGCGGCGTGGCCGACGCCCACTTCCGGCTCGGGAAAATCTATCACGACGGCCAGGATGTCCCGCGTGACTACGCGCGGACGCTGGAACATTATATCGCCGCCGCGCGCCTCGGCATCCCCGAGGCCCAACACAACCTCGGCGCCATGTTCGTCAGCGCCCGCGGCGTGAAACGCGATCTGGTCGAGGGCCTCGCCTGGCTCCTGGTGGCCGAGCAATCCGGCGCCGGTTCCCCGGCCGCCCAACAGGTGCGGGAACGCCTCGCCCAACGTCCCGCTGATCTCCGGGCGGCCGAAACCCGCGCGCAGGAAATCGCCGCCGACCTGCCCAACGCCACGGTGCGCTTTGGTCCCGCCCCGCTCGCCGCCCCGCCACCGGTGTCAGCCGCGGCCCCCGTGATCACCTCTCCCGCGGCTCCGCTCCCCGCCTTGGTCAGGCCCAAAATGGATCCGATCGGGCCCATCAAGCTCGACGTGCCCACCTCGGCGCCCCCGCCGGCGCCGCGGTGA
- the mnmE gene encoding tRNA uridine-5-carboxymethylaminomethyl(34) synthesis GTPase MnmE: MSFPSDAIAALATPVGTSAIAVVRASGAQVPALVTAIFGETPPPRLARHADYKDIAGRLVDDVLFTFFAAPNSFTGEDTVEISCHGNPFIAQRILEDLFARGCRPAEPGEFSKRAFLHGRLDLTQAEAVMDLIHARSERALTAANQQLRGSLGRQMDSLISQLINVLAMVEAYIDFPEEDLPAEDRAAVLRSLAQLKTDTNRLLATSHYGAMLRDGIKTVILGEPNAGKSSLLNRLVGRERALVSPEPGTTRDYLEERVLVGAHALRLIDTAGLNPSPTSLEQRGIEKTLEQAAEADLFLWVIDGTRPLPVLPPATAQRLTPENTLAVFNKADLGGGQVSVPTLPFPTLRVSALTGLGFDQLPPAIAQLADAFQNQVGSEIIAINARHAHALEQARACLDSAATKLADGVDTALVASDLRGTMDAYGQISGKIDHERVLDQLFATFCIGK, from the coding sequence ATGTCGTTCCCCTCTGATGCCATCGCCGCTCTCGCCACGCCCGTGGGCACCTCGGCGATCGCGGTCGTGCGGGCCAGCGGCGCGCAGGTCCCGGCGCTCGTGACCGCGATTTTCGGCGAGACTCCCCCGCCCCGTCTGGCCCGGCATGCGGACTACAAGGATATCGCCGGCCGGCTCGTGGACGACGTACTGTTCACCTTTTTCGCCGCGCCAAACTCGTTTACCGGCGAAGACACCGTCGAGATCTCCTGTCACGGCAACCCGTTCATCGCACAACGGATCCTCGAGGACCTCTTCGCCCGCGGTTGCCGGCCGGCTGAGCCGGGCGAATTCAGCAAGCGTGCCTTCCTGCACGGCCGCCTGGATCTCACGCAGGCTGAAGCCGTGATGGACCTGATCCATGCCCGCAGCGAACGCGCCCTGACCGCGGCCAACCAGCAGCTGCGCGGCTCCCTCGGCCGGCAGATGGACTCCCTTATCTCGCAGCTGATCAATGTATTGGCGATGGTTGAGGCCTATATCGATTTCCCCGAAGAAGATCTGCCGGCGGAAGACCGCGCCGCCGTCCTGCGCTCCTTGGCCCAGCTGAAAACGGACACCAATCGCCTGCTCGCCACCAGCCACTACGGCGCGATGTTGCGCGATGGCATCAAGACGGTGATCCTCGGCGAACCCAACGCCGGCAAAAGCAGCCTGCTCAACCGTCTCGTGGGCCGTGAACGCGCCCTGGTCAGCCCCGAGCCCGGCACCACGCGTGATTACCTCGAGGAACGCGTGCTGGTGGGTGCGCATGCCCTGCGCCTGATCGACACCGCGGGCCTCAACCCCAGCCCCACGTCCCTCGAGCAGCGGGGGATTGAAAAAACCCTCGAGCAGGCCGCGGAGGCGGATCTGTTTCTCTGGGTCATCGATGGCACCCGCCCCTTGCCCGTGCTGCCCCCGGCGACCGCCCAACGACTCACCCCGGAAAACACCCTCGCCGTCTTCAACAAGGCCGATCTCGGCGGCGGCCAAGTGTCCGTTCCCACCCTGCCCTTTCCCACGCTCCGCGTGTCCGCACTCACCGGGCTCGGTTTCGACCAACTGCCACCCGCCATCGCCCAACTGGCCGACGCCTTTCAAAATCAGGTCGGCTCGGAAATCATCGCGATCAACGCCCGCCATGCTCATGCGCTCGAACAGGCGCGGGCCTGTCTGGATTCAGCCGCCACCAAGCTGGCGGACGGAGTCGATACAGCGCTCGTGGCCAGTGACTTGCGCGGGACGATGGACGCCTACGGCCAGATTTCCGGCAAAATCGACCACGAACGCGTGTTGGACCAGCTCTTCGCCACCTTCTGCATCGGAAAATAG